The following are from one region of the Paenalkalicoccus suaedae genome:
- the cmpA gene encoding cortex morphogenetic protein CmpA — MPHWLINQLKEAYRTRDLYKVRTLNACWFYYQRL, encoded by the coding sequence GTGCCGCATTGGTTAATCAATCAATTAAAAGAAGCCTACAGGACACGAGACCTTTATAAGGTCCGTACGCTGAACGCGTGCTGGTTTTACTACCAGCGCCTGTAG
- a CDS encoding SprT family protein → MNDKDLQQLTESISMEYFKRPFLHRAFFNPRLRTTGGRYSLGTHDIEINPRHFEYFGEEEVVSIIKHELCHYHLHILGMGYQHKDEDFKLLLKQVGGSRHCKTIPNSRSTSSKLHIYECESCALQFTRRRQMNTKKYVCGRCQGSLKKIVTKTFKKPLTVN, encoded by the coding sequence ATGAATGATAAAGATTTACAGCAGCTAACGGAATCTATATCGATGGAATACTTTAAGCGCCCTTTTTTACATCGGGCTTTTTTTAACCCGCGCTTGCGAACTACAGGTGGTCGCTATTCATTAGGTACGCATGATATTGAAATTAATCCTCGTCACTTTGAGTATTTCGGAGAGGAAGAGGTTGTGAGTATCATCAAGCACGAGCTTTGTCATTATCATTTACATATCCTTGGTATGGGGTATCAGCATAAGGATGAGGATTTTAAGCTTCTATTAAAGCAAGTTGGTGGTTCTCGTCACTGTAAAACGATCCCGAATAGCAGGTCCACTTCGTCTAAGCTACACATTTATGAGTGTGAATCCTGTGCGCTACAGTTCACTCGCCGTCGTCAAATGAATACGAAAAAGTACGTGTGTGGCAGGTGTCAGGGCAGCCTCAAAAAAATAGTAACAAAAACATTTAAAAAACCATTGACGGTAAATTAG
- a CDS encoding trans-sulfuration enzyme family protein: MRFDTMNVHFPTKEQANEVSKTKPIYQTSAFTFKDFTEMEEYYQGNKNYLYTRMGNPNNDDLGKGVADLEGAEMGVATSSGLSAILAGVLAVAKTGDHIIATEDLYGGTYSLFKQDLADFGIEVSFIDLTDREAIEASVKDNTVLLYSESITNPLLRVEDIEGLSQIALTNDIKLMIDNTFATPYLLRPHELGADIVVHSVTKYIGGHSDVTAGAVTGSRELMVKAKAKMAMLGSNVGPFDAWLASRGLKTLSLRMERQCNNAQKLARSLETADGVKHVYYPKAASTKGNGAIVTIELDDAIDVFDFSSKLGFVKVVPTLAGLETSISYPIATSHRSIPDELRQKLGVTAQTIRISVGIEDADDITEAFEKALQAVRFEQQA; the protein is encoded by the coding sequence ATGCGTTTTGATACAATGAACGTGCATTTTCCTACCAAGGAGCAAGCAAATGAAGTGAGTAAAACAAAGCCGATTTACCAAACTTCGGCATTTACCTTTAAAGACTTCACAGAGATGGAAGAGTACTATCAGGGGAATAAAAATTACCTCTACACGCGTATGGGTAATCCAAATAATGATGACCTAGGCAAGGGGGTTGCGGACCTTGAAGGAGCAGAGATGGGCGTGGCAACATCCTCTGGGCTATCCGCTATCCTAGCAGGTGTCTTAGCCGTTGCGAAAACAGGCGATCATATCATCGCAACAGAAGACCTTTACGGAGGGACATATTCGCTATTTAAGCAGGATCTCGCAGACTTCGGAATCGAAGTAAGCTTTATTGACTTAACCGATCGAGAGGCAATCGAAGCATCAGTAAAGGACAACACCGTCCTTCTCTATAGCGAATCGATCACAAATCCATTACTACGAGTAGAGGACATCGAAGGGCTCTCACAAATTGCGCTCACTAACGATATTAAACTTATGATCGACAATACGTTTGCAACACCATACCTATTACGACCACACGAACTCGGAGCAGACATCGTTGTCCACAGCGTTACCAAATATATCGGTGGACACAGTGACGTGACAGCAGGAGCTGTTACTGGGTCACGTGAGCTTATGGTAAAAGCAAAGGCTAAAATGGCTATGCTTGGTAGCAACGTCGGACCATTCGACGCATGGCTCGCGAGCCGAGGACTTAAAACACTTAGCCTCCGCATGGAACGGCAGTGTAATAACGCACAAAAGCTAGCTCGATCACTGGAGACAGCAGACGGCGTCAAGCACGTTTACTATCCAAAAGCAGCATCTACAAAAGGCAACGGCGCTATCGTGACGATCGAACTCGATGATGCTATCGACGTCTTTGACTTTTCGTCTAAACTAGGATTTGTCAAAGTCGTCCCTACGCTCGCAGGACTCGAGACATCGATCTCCTATCCGATCGCAACATCGCACCGATCCATACCAGACGAACTACGCCAAAAGCTAGGCGTCACTGCCCAAACGATTCGCATCTCCGTAGGAATCGAAGACGCAGACGACATCACAGAAGCATTCGAAAAAGCGCTTCAAGCCGTACGATTTGAGCAACAAGCTTAA
- the tsaE gene encoding tRNA (adenosine(37)-N6)-threonylcarbamoyltransferase complex ATPase subunit type 1 TsaE: METWHLNTIEVRETEAFADKLGGLLKPGDLVTLSGDLGAGKTTFTKALAKALGVTKNVNSPTFTIMKEYRGYVPFYHMDAYRLEDSFEDLGLDEYFEGEGVTIVEWPEMIEEQLPTERLALFISYEGETARQIRLEATGERYEAIVKELKQG, encoded by the coding sequence ATGGAGACGTGGCACCTAAATACAATAGAAGTAAGAGAAACAGAGGCGTTCGCTGACAAATTAGGCGGCCTATTAAAACCAGGGGATCTTGTCACCTTAAGTGGAGACTTAGGCGCAGGTAAAACGACGTTTACAAAAGCATTAGCAAAAGCATTAGGCGTTACCAAAAACGTAAACAGTCCAACGTTTACGATTATGAAGGAATATAGGGGCTACGTACCCTTTTATCATATGGATGCGTACCGACTCGAAGACTCATTTGAGGATCTTGGCCTCGACGAGTATTTTGAAGGAGAAGGTGTCACAATCGTCGAGTGGCCGGAAATGATCGAGGAGCAGCTCCCAACGGAACGGTTAGCCCTCTTTATTTCGTACGAAGGGGAGACAGCAAGACAAATCCGTCTTGAAGCAACTGGCGAGCGGTACGAGGCGATTGTAAAGGAGCTTAAGCAAGGATGA
- the tsaB gene encoding tRNA (adenosine(37)-N6)-threonylcarbamoyltransferase complex dimerization subunit type 1 TsaB yields the protein MNILAIDTTSTVMTVAVVKDERLRGEITTHHKKNHSIRLMPAIRMLFEEADMKSEEIDRIVVSEGPGSYTGVRIGVTTAKTMAWSLGVPLVGVSSMEMLAQNGRYFNGLISPFYDARRGQVFTGLYRAANGIVEQVEKDQLIMHEEWLTKLKDYDEPVLFFSPDIEKHEELIREQLASAVIAQPINQQSHAAALAAIGATREPVTDIHAFTPTYLRIAEAEANWLKRQQQEQADGK from the coding sequence ATGAATATACTAGCAATAGATACGACCTCCACTGTGATGACAGTGGCAGTAGTCAAAGACGAGAGGCTGCGTGGGGAGATAACGACGCATCATAAAAAGAATCATTCGATTCGGCTGATGCCGGCGATCCGTATGCTGTTTGAAGAAGCGGATATGAAGTCAGAAGAAATCGACCGCATCGTGGTCTCAGAGGGTCCTGGTTCTTATACAGGTGTCCGCATAGGTGTTACAACCGCCAAAACGATGGCATGGTCACTAGGTGTGCCACTCGTAGGTGTATCCAGTATGGAAATGTTAGCGCAAAACGGTCGCTATTTTAACGGACTGATTTCGCCGTTTTATGATGCGCGTCGTGGACAAGTATTCACGGGGCTTTATCGTGCGGCAAACGGCATCGTGGAGCAGGTGGAAAAAGACCAGCTTATTATGCATGAAGAATGGCTTACGAAGCTTAAAGACTATGACGAACCTGTCTTGTTCTTTAGTCCAGATATCGAGAAGCACGAGGAGCTTATTCGGGAGCAGCTAGCGTCTGCGGTCATTGCACAGCCTATCAACCAGCAGTCTCACGCAGCAGCTTTAGCGGCAATTGGAGCGACTAGAGAGCCAGTTACGGATATTCATGCATTTACACCGACGTATTTACGGATTGCCGAAGCGGAAGCGAATTGGTTAAAGCGTCAACAGCAGGAGCAGGCTGATGGCAAGTGA
- the rimI gene encoding ribosomal protein S18-alanine N-acetyltransferase, with product MASDVQIRLMDIPDIDGVLDVEHDSFPTPWTREAFYNEITKNQYAYYLVAVDGEKVIGYCGLWVIVDSSHITNIAVHSSMRREGIGEALLHGSMEMARMLGAERISLEVRVSNEPAQAMYRKFGFENGGIRKQYYTDNQEDALVMWVKL from the coding sequence ATGGCAAGTGATGTGCAGATTCGTCTTATGGACATCCCGGATATAGATGGGGTATTAGATGTTGAGCACGATAGTTTTCCAACGCCTTGGACGAGAGAGGCGTTTTATAATGAAATTACGAAGAATCAGTATGCGTATTATTTAGTCGCGGTTGACGGCGAAAAGGTAATTGGGTACTGCGGGCTGTGGGTGATTGTGGATAGTTCGCATATCACGAATATCGCGGTGCACAGCTCGATGCGTCGCGAGGGAATTGGTGAGGCGTTGTTGCATGGGTCGATGGAGATGGCGCGCATGCTTGGCGCGGAGCGGATTAGTTTAGAGGTGCGGGTGTCGAATGAGCCGGCGCAGGCGATGTATCGGAAGTTTGGATTTGAGAACGGTGGAATTAGAAAGCAATACTATACGGATAACCAAGAGGATGCTCTTGTGATGTGGGTGAAGCTATGA
- the tsaD gene encoding tRNA (adenosine(37)-N6)-threonylcarbamoyltransferase complex transferase subunit TsaD produces MNKQSLILGIETSCDETAAAVVRDGRQIVSNVVSSQIESHKRFGGVVPEIASRHHVEQMTYIIEAALQEADAEFSDLDAIAVTEGPGLVGALLIGVNAAKALAFTRNIPLVGVHHIAGHIYANHLIEELTFPLVTLVVSGGHTELVYMQEHGSYEIIGETRDDAVGEAYDKVARTIGLPYPGGPHIDRLAAEGEETIDLPRAWLEDGSYDFSFSGLKSAVINTLHNAKQKGIELRQEDIAASFQAAAVDVLVTKTMRAVEEKGVDRLLVAGGVAANKGLRKALTDACLDKGITLTIPPLSLCTDNAAMIAAAGAIAFEQGRRSDDRLNGEPGLDLK; encoded by the coding sequence ATGAATAAACAATCATTGATATTAGGTATTGAGACGAGCTGTGATGAGACGGCGGCAGCGGTTGTACGCGACGGTCGGCAGATTGTGAGTAACGTGGTCTCGTCGCAGATCGAGAGTCATAAGCGCTTTGGTGGTGTCGTGCCGGAGATTGCGTCGCGTCATCACGTGGAGCAGATGACGTATATTATCGAGGCGGCGCTACAAGAAGCGGACGCGGAGTTTAGCGATCTGGATGCGATTGCGGTGACGGAGGGGCCTGGTCTAGTTGGTGCCCTGCTGATCGGCGTGAACGCAGCCAAAGCGCTGGCGTTTACTCGCAACATTCCGCTCGTCGGCGTGCATCATATTGCCGGTCATATTTACGCGAATCATCTTATAGAGGAGCTAACCTTCCCGCTCGTGACGCTTGTCGTCTCCGGCGGTCACACAGAGCTTGTCTATATGCAGGAGCATGGCTCCTACGAGATTATTGGGGAAACTCGGGACGACGCTGTTGGCGAAGCGTACGATAAGGTTGCGCGTACGATTGGTCTACCGTATCCTGGAGGACCTCATATTGATAGACTTGCAGCAGAAGGGGAGGAGACAATTGATCTCCCACGTGCGTGGCTTGAGGACGGGTCGTACGATTTCAGCTTCAGTGGCTTAAAGTCTGCAGTTATTAATACGTTGCACAACGCGAAGCAAAAGGGAATCGAGCTTCGTCAGGAGGACATTGCGGCGAGCTTTCAGGCTGCAGCCGTCGATGTGTTAGTAACAAAGACGATGCGTGCTGTGGAAGAAAAGGGAGTAGATCGTCTCTTAGTTGCAGGTGGAGTAGCGGCAAATAAAGGTCTACGTAAAGCGTTAACAGATGCCTGTTTAGATAAAGGAATTACGCTAACAATCCCGCCACTGTCCTTATGCACGGATAACGCTGCGATGATTGCAGCAGCAGGTGCGATTGCGTTTGAACAAGGTCGCAGAAGTGATGATCGCTTAAACGGTGAACCAGGTCTTGACCTTAAGTAG
- a CDS encoding ABC-F family ATP-binding cassette domain-containing protein, whose product MILLQCAQLSKFFGSEQILSNVKLEIKSRERVALVGRNGAGKSTLLKVIAGEMNYDSGTLMIPKETTIGYLAQDSGLETSRSIWDEMLTVFTEVRNMEKTLRKLEERMSDPMQEDYEKILKEYDQLQLDFQARGGFQYEADIRSILSGLHFTSFDYDTPVESLSGGQKTRLALGKLLLSKPDLLILDEPTNHLDIDTLTWLEGYLSAYDGAVLIVSHDRYFLDKVVGVVYELSFRQTRRFVGNYSSYLDEAAKLEEQEWKLFEKQQGEIKKLEDFVQRNLARASTSNRAKSRRKQLDRMERMDRPRSDDKSAQFSFGITKQTGNDVMKIDSLSLGYTDEALVTNLSLDLSRGESLALIGPNGIGKSTLLKAIVKKLKPLAGSIHYGSNVEIGYYDQEQTELHSSKTVLQELWDDYPQTPEKDIRTVLGNFLFSGDDVLKNVQDLSGGEKARLALSKLMMQKANVLILDEPTNHLDLDSKEVLEEALISYPGTIIFVSHDRYFVNRMATRVAELSPTGVTSYLGDYDYYVQKKLEQAELKRLAEEENKPAVSDVQATPSSKSDYQENKAKQKNERQRKRRIEELENAIEQKETVIEELEAKLVDPEVFADHEKAREVNEQLEAAKAEMDEAFEEWEALQ is encoded by the coding sequence ATGATTTTATTACAGTGCGCTCAGCTATCCAAATTCTTTGGATCCGAGCAAATTTTATCAAATGTGAAATTGGAAATTAAAAGTCGCGAGCGCGTGGCACTTGTTGGTCGCAACGGCGCCGGCAAGTCCACCCTCTTAAAGGTGATCGCCGGTGAGATGAACTATGATAGTGGCACGCTCATGATTCCAAAGGAGACCACGATCGGCTATCTCGCTCAGGACAGCGGCCTCGAGACCTCCCGCTCGATCTGGGATGAGATGCTCACCGTCTTTACCGAGGTGAGAAACATGGAGAAGACGCTTCGCAAGTTAGAGGAGCGAATGAGCGATCCGATGCAAGAGGACTATGAAAAGATTTTAAAGGAATATGACCAGCTTCAGCTCGACTTCCAGGCTCGTGGAGGGTTTCAATATGAAGCTGACATTCGCAGTATTTTATCAGGACTTCACTTTACTTCGTTTGATTATGATACACCGGTTGAGTCTCTTAGTGGAGGGCAAAAAACGCGCCTTGCTTTAGGAAAGCTTCTGCTCTCTAAGCCGGACCTGCTCATTTTAGACGAGCCAACAAACCATTTGGACATCGACACGTTGACGTGGCTAGAAGGCTATTTGTCCGCTTATGACGGAGCTGTTTTGATTGTTTCTCACGATAGATACTTTTTAGATAAGGTTGTAGGGGTCGTGTACGAGCTGTCGTTCCGCCAGACGCGCCGATTCGTCGGGAACTATTCATCGTATTTAGATGAGGCCGCGAAGCTTGAGGAGCAGGAGTGGAAGCTGTTTGAGAAGCAGCAGGGTGAGATTAAGAAGCTCGAGGATTTTGTGCAACGTAACTTGGCGCGTGCGTCGACGAGTAACCGTGCGAAGAGTCGTCGTAAGCAGCTTGATCGTATGGAGCGCATGGATCGGCCGCGGTCGGACGATAAGTCTGCGCAGTTCTCGTTTGGGATTACGAAGCAGACGGGTAATGATGTCATGAAGATTGATAGCCTCTCACTCGGGTACACGGATGAGGCGCTTGTGACGAACCTTTCGCTCGATCTATCGCGCGGCGAGAGTTTAGCGCTCATTGGTCCGAACGGGATTGGGAAATCGACGCTGTTAAAGGCGATCGTAAAGAAGTTAAAGCCGCTCGCAGGATCGATTCATTACGGTAGTAACGTGGAAATTGGCTACTACGATCAGGAACAAACGGAGCTCCATTCGTCAAAGACCGTCTTACAGGAGCTGTGGGACGATTATCCACAAACGCCGGAGAAGGATATTCGTACGGTACTTGGGAATTTCTTATTTAGTGGCGACGATGTGCTAAAAAATGTCCAAGATTTAAGCGGTGGCGAGAAGGCGCGTCTTGCACTCTCAAAACTGATGATGCAAAAGGCTAATGTCCTCATTCTCGATGAGCCGACGAACCACTTGGATCTCGATAGTAAAGAGGTGCTCGAGGAAGCCTTGATTAGCTATCCAGGCACGATTATTTTCGTCTCGCACGACCGATATTTCGTCAATCGTATGGCGACGCGTGTAGCCGAGCTCTCGCCAACTGGCGTCACAAGCTATCTCGGCGACTACGATTACTACGTGCAAAAGAAGCTCGAGCAGGCTGAGCTAAAGCGTCTTGCCGAGGAGGAAAATAAGCCGGCGGTTTCAGACGTGCAGGCTACTCCTTCTTCTAAATCCGACTATCAGGAAAACAAGGCGAAGCAAAAGAACGAACGTCAGCGAAAGCGTCGCATTGAAGAGCTAGAAAATGCGATTGAGCAGAAGGAAACGGTGATCGAAGAACTAGAAGCGAAGCTTGTTGATCCGGAGGTATTTGCAGACCATGAGAAGGCTCGTGAGGTGAACGAGCAACTGGAGGCTGCGAAAGCAGAGATGGATGAGGCGTTCGAAGAATGGGAAGCGTTACAGTAG
- a CDS encoding redox-sensing transcriptional repressor Rex: MDMDQAKIPQATAKRLPLYYRFLEGLQTSGKTRVSSSELSEAVKVDSATIRRDFSYFGALGKKGYGYNVNYLLSFFRKTLDQDELTKVALVGVGNLGTAFLKYNFSKSNNTRIEMAFDVDENTVGTVIGDVPVHHFDDLKRHIEGNLDVAILTVPSSAAQGIAEKLVEAGIKGILNFTPARLSVPDDVRVHHIDLSVELQSLVYFLKHYPLSSN, encoded by the coding sequence ATGGATATGGATCAAGCGAAAATTCCACAGGCAACGGCAAAGCGACTGCCGTTATACTATCGATTTCTTGAAGGACTCCAGACGTCAGGCAAAACGAGAGTGTCGTCGTCTGAATTAAGTGAAGCGGTGAAGGTCGATTCGGCCACCATTCGCCGCGACTTCTCGTACTTTGGCGCATTAGGGAAGAAGGGCTACGGCTACAACGTCAATTACCTCCTCTCCTTTTTCCGCAAAACACTCGATCAAGACGAGCTTACAAAAGTAGCACTCGTCGGCGTCGGTAACCTAGGCACAGCCTTTTTAAAGTACAACTTCAGTAAGAGCAATAACACACGCATTGAGATGGCCTTTGATGTGGACGAAAATACAGTCGGCACGGTCATTGGCGATGTACCTGTACATCATTTTGATGATTTAAAGCGTCATATTGAAGGGAACTTAGACGTTGCAATCTTAACGGTCCCATCAAGTGCAGCGCAGGGGATTGCGGAGAAGCTAGTGGAAGCTGGCATCAAGGGTATTCTGAATTTCACTCCAGCGAGACTGTCTGTACCGGACGATGTTCGTGTGCATCATATTGATCTGTCGGTAGAGTTGCAGTCACTTGTTTATTTCTTAAAGCACTATCCGTTGTCGTCGAATTAA
- a CDS encoding recombinase family protein, with amino-acid sequence MRTGIYIRVSTDEQVKEGFSIRAQHERLNNFADSQDWSVVDYYIEEGVSAKDTKRQELNRLMKDIEDGKIDVVLVYRLDRLTRSVRDLYELLDFFERYNCKFKSATEVYDTTTAMGRLFITLVAALAQWERENLGERVRMGQERMIEEKQYPGGPPPFGYSYNKDTKQLEVDPVEAKVVEKMFDLYFDGFGEQRIADRLNEQGYKTRRGNNWRAKAVRDTLKRTLMTGEFSWGGNMYNDYTDAIIPKERFESAMKLRTSRRGAHPRTIRSSYPFSGFARCARCGAPMKGHSKHGRKKLDGTAPFYRTYICTRKRDGCTSKQINEESIDRELLKEIRKLSSEYREISEDKSLIKREDDHTQELKQLTRELNKVQGRRKKWQVAYAEGVISLDELRSHTEMDQEALSNLKMYISKLESKSMQLDYRSMANVLADFERNWIELDHMEKKSMLSMLIKSFDVDSDDLKPHKARERKVWVSNVEFH; translated from the coding sequence ATGAGGACTGGTATTTACATCCGTGTATCAACAGACGAACAGGTTAAAGAAGGATTTAGTATACGAGCTCAGCATGAACGATTAAATAACTTTGCTGACTCTCAGGATTGGTCTGTGGTTGATTATTATATTGAGGAGGGCGTATCTGCAAAGGACACGAAGCGTCAAGAATTGAATCGTCTCATGAAGGATATTGAGGATGGAAAGATTGATGTTGTGCTTGTATATCGCTTAGACAGACTCACACGATCCGTGAGGGATTTATATGAACTGCTAGATTTCTTTGAGCGCTATAATTGCAAATTTAAATCAGCAACAGAAGTCTACGATACAACTACGGCGATGGGCAGGCTTTTTATTACGCTTGTCGCCGCACTCGCACAATGGGAACGAGAGAACCTTGGTGAGCGTGTAAGAATGGGCCAGGAGAGAATGATTGAGGAGAAACAGTATCCTGGTGGTCCTCCTCCTTTTGGGTACTCATACAATAAAGACACTAAACAATTAGAGGTCGATCCGGTTGAAGCTAAAGTGGTAGAGAAAATGTTTGATTTGTACTTTGATGGGTTTGGAGAACAAAGAATAGCAGACAGGCTCAATGAGCAAGGCTATAAAACGAGACGAGGAAATAATTGGCGCGCTAAAGCTGTAAGAGATACTTTGAAAAGGACATTGATGACCGGGGAATTTTCTTGGGGTGGGAATATGTATAATGATTATACAGATGCAATAATCCCTAAGGAGCGTTTTGAGAGTGCAATGAAATTAAGGACAAGTAGGAGAGGAGCCCATCCGCGAACAATCAGGTCCAGCTACCCCTTCTCTGGGTTTGCGCGTTGTGCGCGTTGTGGTGCGCCGATGAAAGGTCATTCGAAACATGGAAGAAAGAAGTTAGATGGCACTGCTCCCTTCTATCGTACTTATATATGTACTAGAAAACGTGACGGCTGCACATCTAAACAAATTAACGAAGAAAGCATTGATCGTGAGCTTCTAAAAGAAATCAGAAAGCTTTCGTCGGAGTACAGGGAGATTAGTGAAGATAAGTCGCTCATTAAACGCGAGGATGATCATACACAGGAATTAAAGCAGTTAACACGGGAATTGAATAAAGTACAAGGGAGACGTAAAAAGTGGCAAGTCGCGTATGCTGAAGGAGTTATATCACTCGATGAGTTACGATCTCATACAGAAATGGATCAAGAGGCATTATCAAATTTAAAAATGTATATATCCAAATTAGAAAGCAAAAGTATGCAACTTGATTATAGAAGTATGGCCAATGTTTTAGCTGACTTCGAAAGAAACTGGATCGAGTTAGATCACATGGAAAAAAAGAGTATGCTCTCTATGCTAATTAAAAGCTTTGATGTAGATTCAGACGATCTTAAACCTCACAAAGCGCGAGAGAGGAAAGTTTGGGTGAGCAATGTCGAGTTCCATTGA
- a CDS encoding ImmA/IrrE family metallo-endopeptidase, giving the protein MKYYPTDVEKWISAKYKSLSIQQPTDIDLDLIAKHFNIFLTHKPTRSIAFLNTRLKSINLDPNFSEEEQREIFFHELCHILRHVGYQSKTITKMMKELQEWDANRFMSYAAIPFHLLKGYDLKHPNVHREIARDFGVSPKLARLRVNRIIEQASEQSRIRGVL; this is encoded by the coding sequence ATGAAATATTACCCAACAGACGTTGAAAAGTGGATCTCCGCAAAGTATAAAAGTCTCTCTATTCAACAACCTACCGATATTGACTTAGATTTAATCGCCAAACACTTCAACATTTTCTTAACTCACAAACCAACTAGATCTATTGCCTTTCTAAACACAAGATTAAAGTCGATCAATCTTGATCCTAACTTTAGTGAAGAGGAACAAAGAGAAATTTTCTTTCATGAGCTTTGTCATATCCTCAGACACGTTGGTTATCAGAGTAAGACGATAACTAAGATGATGAAAGAATTGCAAGAATGGGACGCTAATCGTTTTATGAGTTATGCTGCTATTCCATTCCATTTGTTAAAAGGTTATGATCTGAAGCATCCTAATGTACATCGTGAAATTGCTCGTGATTTTGGTGTCTCTCCAAAATTGGCGAGACTTCGCGTGAACAGAATTATCGAACAGGCTTCTGAACAATCAAGAATTAGAGGTGTGCTATGA
- a CDS encoding SWIM zinc finger family protein yields MEYQFEVEGSKGDLYEVMFLINNNELTGRCTCRAGQSKTLCKHLLSKINPETSEEIEFIQAIKDTDTYDVISNFFENFNAQKNQDKYFKLPKNIKRHINKQEEVDEILIDGGYLMFIYNLRTTYVFDMNKKCLGKVENNDLNFSNYHSKFHFILNKLNAEFFFLPDSEVAKDINNDFDNRRNKAILSYHIFS; encoded by the coding sequence ATGGAATACCAATTTGAAGTAGAAGGGTCTAAGGGTGATCTATATGAAGTCATGTTTTTAATCAACAATAATGAATTGACAGGAAGGTGTACATGTAGAGCTGGCCAATCAAAAACGTTATGCAAACACTTATTAAGTAAAATTAATCCTGAAACATCAGAAGAGATTGAATTTATTCAAGCAATTAAAGATACCGACACATATGATGTTATTTCAAACTTTTTTGAGAACTTCAATGCTCAAAAAAATCAAGACAAGTATTTTAAGTTGCCTAAAAATATTAAAAGACATATTAACAAACAAGAGGAAGTAGATGAGATACTAATTGATGGTGGTTATCTAATGTTTATTTATAATTTGCGCACGACTTATGTATTTGATATGAATAAAAAGTGTCTTGGTAAAGTAGAGAATAATGATTTAAATTTCTCTAATTATCATTCAAAGTTTCATTTCATTCTTAATAAATTGAATGCAGAATTTTTCTTTTTGCCAGATAGCGAAGTAGCTAAAGACATTAATAACGATTTTGATAATCGGCGAAACAAAGCAATCCTCTCTTACCACATCTTCTCCTGA
- a CDS encoding helix-turn-helix domain-containing protein translates to MSRIKNNVKQLRKHHNLSLRELSERVNINYSVISRIESGSRPLSDNEINVFANFFDVSADYILGRSDEPDPLKPQSKDESLFFFDEENLTEEELIELKKHLEFLRYKARQMEEGN, encoded by the coding sequence ATGAGCCGAATTAAAAATAATGTTAAGCAATTAAGAAAGCATCATAATCTTTCTTTACGTGAGCTCTCCGAAAGAGTCAATATTAATTACAGTGTAATAAGTCGAATAGAATCTGGATCTAGACCACTATCAGATAATGAAATAAATGTTTTCGCTAATTTTTTTGATGTATCTGCTGATTATATTTTGGGGCGTTCAGATGAACCTGATCCTTTAAAACCTCAAAGCAAAGATGAGAGCCTATTCTTCTTCGATGAAGAGAACTTAACGGAGGAAGAATTAATTGAGCTAAAGAAGCATCTAGAGTTTTTAAGATATAAGGCAAGACAGATGGAAGAAGGTAATTAA
- a CDS encoding helix-turn-helix domain-containing protein: MRTFNLIYIKNRRKELQISLQEMAVSLGFKNASTYMKYERGDYSFKAEHLPLLAKELNCKIENFFSLNVVKTATKRKRKAN, from the coding sequence ATGAGAACATTTAACCTTATTTATATAAAGAACCGACGAAAAGAATTACAAATTTCTCTACAAGAAATGGCTGTTTCTCTCGGTTTCAAGAATGCTTCTACTTATATGAAATACGAACGTGGTGACTATTCCTTTAAGGCCGAACACTTGCCACTACTAGCAAAAGAATTAAATTGTAAAATAGAAAATTTTTTTAGCTTGAATGTTGTTAAAACAGCAACAAAGAGAAAAAGAAAAGCTAATTGA